GCGAGAAAAATCGTGTTGCGGGCCGGGACGTACGTGCTGGGAATGCCCACGCCGATTTCGCCGTCCGCCCGATCTTTCGGCACCGTCCAATCGGCGGTCAACGCCGAGCCGCCCATCCAGCGCAGATCCAACGGCACGACGTGATGCCGGAGAACGCCCAACGAATCGCAAACCCGTTTCGCCCGTTCCACTTCCACCGAATGCCGCTGTCCGTAAGCAAAGGTCAGCGCATGCAGGTCGAAACCCTCGGCCTTGGCGATCGCCAGGGTCGTGGCGGAATCCAACCCGCCGCTGACCAATACCACCGCGTCGGCCATCGTCCGCTCCGGCTATTTCGCGGCCGCGCAGGTCGCGCAGTACGAGTAACGGATGTAGCCGCCGCCTTCGTAGGCGATGTGCACGCCGCCATCGTCGTCGATGGCGATCGACGTGTACAAGCCCTGCCCGACCGCGTCGGCGGCGTAGGTTTCCCAGGTGTCGCCGATTTTTCGCGCGTAGCGCAGTTCATCGTTGCTGAAATGGCGATAGGCCACGTGCAGGACGCCCGCCGGATCGACGGCGATGGACGGGAAGCCGCCGGTATCGTCCTCGTCGTTCGCGCCCGGATCGAGGGCGATCTTGGTCCAATCGCCTTCGGGGGCGTTGGTGGCGTACCACAAATCCCACAAGTTGCTGTTGGCCGAGTCGATCTTGCTGTAGGCCACGTGGAAATAGCCGTCCTCGTCAACCGCTACGTCGCCGCCGATGGTGTTGCTGTCGACCTGTAATATATTCCATTCCGAGCCGGTCCATTCGGCGATCTTGTTCGAACCGGTGGGGTACACGGGGACATAGGTGTAATCGATGACCGGACGGCCGTCGGGCGTCGCGGTCATGGCCGAATAGAAACCGCTTTCGCCGGTGTGATCGACATCGGAGAAGGTCCACTCTCCCCCCTCGAACTTGCCGACCTGCAGCCAGCCGTTATCGGTGCCGGTGACCGGAAAGTGCATGAACGAGGTCATCAGAACGCCGCCGATCGAGGTCGAGGAAATCCACCAGCCGGCGTGCCCTTCGCCGATGACGCCCGCCGACCAGGCGCCGCCGGCCGGTTTGAAGCCGAAGGCCAGGTACGGATTCGCGTGCCGGCAATACACCAGGCCGGCCGAGCCGTCGTCGGCGACTTCCAGGCTCGGGAACCAGCCGGTTTCCGTGCCGGTGCCGTCCACCATGGCGATTTCCCAGTCGGCGTCCTTGCCGGCTTTTTTCGCGTAATAAACCGCGTCGCGTTCGCAGGCGTCGGTGAAGCAACCGGTATAGGCGACGTGAATCGCGCCATCGGCGGTCACCTGAATGGAAGTCTGCCGGCTGCCCGGGCCGGAAAGATCGATATCTTCCGAGGTGAAATCGACATCGCCGGGGCTCGCGTCATCGTCGTCGTTGTCGTCATCGTCGTCGCCCGCGTCGTCGTCACCCGAATCGTTGTCGTCGTCGGCGGCGTCGTCATCGCCGGTCTGATCGTCGTCGACCGCGGCCTCCTGGCAGCAACCGCCCTGGCAGACCCAGCCCGCGCCCAAGGCAGCCGTGCATTCGCCGGTCGTTCCGCAGACCATGCAATCGCCGCCGGACCCGTTGTCGTCGTTGTCGTCGTCATCGCCCTTGTTGCTGCAGGCGAACAGGCACAGCGCGAACACCAACAAAAGAACGGCCAAGCCGATGGTCGATAATCTCACGGTAAATCCTCCTTGAAATTGGCGGATGAATTCTTGGACGAATCAGAAAATCGTGGAGTTATTCAGGCACGATTCACGCGGCTCGTCAACCAGTAACCGCCGGCCGGGCGGCGAGCAGCGCGGCCAGCCACGACGCCGGGACGGCCAGGTCGCCGCGCCCGCGGCCCAGTCTGGTCTGCGGTTTGTTCGCGCCATGAAAATCGCTGCCGCCGGTCCGCAGCAGGCCGTGACGGGTCGCGATATCCCAGAGGATCTGCACCTGGGCCGGGTTGTGCTCGGTGTAAAGAACCTCGATGCCGATGAGCCCCGCGGCCTTCAATTCGGCGACCGCGTCGTCCAGGGTCAGCGGCGGCCAGCCGATCAGCATCGGATGCGCGAGCACCGGCAGACCGCCGGCGGCGCGGATCAGCGTGATGGCCTCGGCGGCGGAGAAGCGGACTTTCGGCAGATAGGCCTTGCCGGACCGGTTGAGGTAGATGTCGAACGCCTCGTTGATGGACGCGACGACCTTTTTGCGCAAGAGCACCGCCGCGAAATGCGGCCGCCCGATCACGCCGTCGCCCGATTCGGCGATCACCTCGTCCAGCGTCATCGGGATGCCCAGCTCATTGAACCGGGCGACCATGCGGGCGTTGCGGGTTTCGCGCTGCTCCTGCGCCCAGGCCAATTTGCCGTGCAGGGTCCGGTCGTGCGGATCGAGGCAGTAGCCCAGCATGTGCACCGCCTTGCCGCGAAAATCCACCGACAGTTCCACGCCGGCGATGACCTCGTAGTTCCAGCGGCGCGAGGTTTCCAGGGCTTCGGGCAGGCCGTCGAGCGTGTCGTGATCGGTGATGGCGACGGCGCGCAAGCCGGATTCGCGTGCCAACGCGACCAATTCGGCCGGCGACAGGGTGCCGTCGGAGGCCGTCGTATGCGTGTGCAGATCGATGATGTCGGGCATGTCAGAAATCGACCTTGAACGGGCCCTTGAGCGCCAGGGCGATGACGAGTGTTTCAATCAGATAAATCGCGATCCACCACCACCAATGGGCGCGGTGCGGATAAACGATCTCGATCGACCGGACGGCGCCGGTCAGCTTCGGTTCGCCGGGGAAACCGAGCGCCTCGCCGAAACTGCCGTCGTGCCGTTTCCGCGCCAGTTGCACCAGCGTTTCGCGTTCGGTCGGCAGCGTCACAACCACCTGTTTGACGGCCGTGGCGTCGCCGGCCTGCAGCGTCAGGTTGAATTTGCCGGGCGCCGTGCCGCGGATGTTCCAGCGGGCTTCGGGCGGCGCCGGGTGCTTGTGCAGCCGCCGGTTGGTGAGCCAGCCGCCGATCAACGGCGCCTCTTCCCAGCGGCTGGGCGGATATTGCGGCAAGGAGATGCGCACGCCCTTGTTGAGCACCGACACGCCGCCGTCGGCGGTCAAGGTCACCGGCGTCTGGCTCAGATTGATCGCGGGATCGAACACCGCGACCACCTGGGCGGTCGCCGCCGGATCCTTGCCGGTCGGATCGGCCACGAGCGGCGAAAAGCTGTAGAGCGAATCGATCTGCACCAGCATGGGCAGAATCGGCACCATCATGATGGTGAGCGGGATGATCTGCCGGCCGAGGTAGATGAAGATCCAGCCGAAGGTTTTGGCGATCGACCCCAGGAGCACGCCCAGGCTGTCCATGAACAGCACCATGGCGAAGAAATTGGCCTTGATGCGGTCCTTGGCGCGGGTGATGGCTTTCTGGTTGGAAGTGTACTTCCATACCAGCAAGGCCAGCGCGGCGGTCACCACGCTGAACAGGAACAGGCCGACGTTCGGCCAGTTCGCCACCGGCCGCCACAGCGCGCTGAACACCGCCCAGAGGGCGTTTGAAATCGTCAACATGAGCCGCCCGTTCCTTTAGCTGATGTAACCCAGCCCTTGCAGCTTTTTCTTGATCTCTTCCTCGCTGTCGCCCTCGCCGATCGCCGCCAGCTCTTTTTCGAGCACGTGGCCGACGAATTCCTCGATCGAGGAATAGCCGGCGATCTGGGCGAATTTTTTCACCCGCTCGTACAAGTCTTTATCCAGTTTCACTTTCGGACCAAACATCGCCTGTCCTCTCTTCGTCACGGCTTCCCGTTTTCGGAAGCCGGCTATTTTCCGGTAAAGACGTTCCGCCCGACCATTTCCGGGGGCCGCGGCAAGCCGAACAACTCGACGATGGTCAGCGGCAAATCCTTCAGGTTCGGGTCGCTCAACTGGATCGGCTGGCTGGCGAACAGAATACCGGGCACTTCCTCGGTGGCCATGCAGTGATCGCCGCCCCAGGCGTCCGTGTTGGCGCGCAGGTAGGAGCCGGTCGGGAACTTGCCCAGCGCCGTTTCCCAGCTTCCCCGATAACCGCGGGCGTAGCCGATGATCAAATCCGGCGCCGTTTTCTGAAATTCGCCGTGATAGACCTCGGACGTCTTGTAAACGTGGCTGATGATCTGCCGCCCGTTATCCGGGTCGGTCAACGCCAGCAACTTGGCGCGGATTTCGTCGAGCAAGCGGTCGGCGTCGCCCGCGCCGACGATGCCGTAGCGCTCGCGGCCCGCCAGGTTCAGGTAAAAGCTGTTGATCCCCAGGGTGTAGGCCTTGGTGCCGTACCAGTTCACGTTGGTGAGAAATTCGGATTTCCGATCGGTCGGATCTTTCAGTTTCACGTAGCCGTTGTCGAGCAGCCAGGACGAGAGGTGGAACGATTTGTAGTACGGCGCGAAACCGTGATCGGACATCACCAGCAGGGTCGTTTTCTCGTCGAGTGCGTCGATCGCCTGCCCCAGCACCTTGTCGAGCTTGATGTACGTGTCGCGCACGACGTTGGTGAACGGCTCGTCCTCTTCCGGATTGTAGGCTGGATGATCGTGATCCATCGTCCGCCAGAACATGTGCGTGAGCTGGTCGGAGCTGGAAAAATAGAAGAACAACAGGCCATCGTGGAACCGGGCGAGTTCGTAATTGAACAAATCGTGGCGCTCGCTCAACACCCGATCCGCCTGCATCAGGAATTCGGCGTTGGTCAGGATGCGCGAACTTAGTGCTTTGGTGTCTTCGGGGATGCCCTGCGTGTGGAACGCTCCGCCGCGCGCTTCCGCCAGTTCGGCCGAATAATCGTCCGGCGTGGAAATGGTCATCAGCGGGTCGCGCGGATCGATGTTGATCGGCGAAACGTACAAACCGAAATGCGGATTGACGCTCTTGAGGTAGAACCGCACCATGCCGTTGGCCGAGGACACGCCCGGCACAAGGATGAAATCCACCGCCAGCCAATCGGTCCACTCGCCGACGCCCAGCACCTGGCGTTCGCCGTTGATTTCCAGAACCGCGGCGTCGGCGTCGCGATCCCCGTAAACCCGGAACGGCAGTTCGGCGTCGGGCGGCGACATTTCGTCGGACGTTTTCAAATAGGTGTTCTGCGGACCGATCAGCTTGCAATCGACCACGCCTTCCACCACGTCGACCGGGTAGACCTTGCCGCCGCTGATCTCGTGCTCCGGATCCTCGGGAGGCGGATTATCGGTGAAATAGGAAAAGCTGCCGTAACCGCCCAGCAGATCCGGCGTGCCCATTCCCGACAGGGAACGGAAGGGACCGGTCACCGGCGGGAAGTTGCTCGGTACGCAAAAGACTGTCGCCGGAATATTGGCGTCGCCCAGGAATTCCCAAAAGGCTTTGCCGTGGCGCAACAATTCCATCTGGCCGCCGTCGCGCGGAAATTTGTATTTGCCGATTTCCCAGAATTTGCTCGATGGTTCCACGCGGCTGGTCGAGAGAAACGGCAGAATGGTTTTCGGATCGCGATGGATGAAATCGAAAATGCCGTGGCCGCCGGGATCCATGCCGGTGATGAAATTGGACCAGGCGACTGGGCTTTGCGGCGGGATGCTGGTGCCGAGTACCGAAAAACCGCCCATCTGCTGCAGCCGGACGAAATTGGGCAACAACCCTTCCTTCATCCAGCTTTGCACCAAGATCGGATCCATGCCGTCGAATCCCAGAACCAGGACTTTCTTGCCGTCCTTGGTTTTCATGCCGGCCAGCGAGTCGGAACCCTTGGAACCGCAACCGATGGCCAATCCGGCGGTGGCGCCGGCGACGCCTTTCAAGAAGTCGCGCCGGGAAATGCCTTTGCGCAAGATGTGAGTTTTATTTTTCATGCCGCCTGTTCCTTTTTCTTCTTGCCGAGCAGCGAGCGGCCGTCCATGAACGCGGGAGCGTCGACGCCGAGCATTTCCAGAATGGTCGGCGCCAGATCCATGATCGACGGCTGGTCCCGGTTCAAGTCGAAATTGGTGAACAGGACGCCGGGTACGCGCCGCGGGTCCATGCAGTGATCGCCGCTCCAGGCCTTTGTGTTGTCGTCGAACACCTTGTCGGTGATGACGCCGGTGGTGCCGTCCCACCCCGCGCGATAACCGAGGTTGTAACCGATGATCAGGTCGGGTGCGTTGCCCTTGTACGGGCCGGCATAGATGTTTTCCGCTTCCCACACCTGGTTGATGCCGATTTCGTTCCGCTCGGCGTCGCGCAGGCCGCTGAGTTTTTCGACCAGTTCCCGCCGCAAGGCCGCGGCCGGCTCGCCGGGCTCGACGATCCCCTTGGCCTCGCGCCCGGCCAGGTTGATGTACATCCCGCCGAGTCCAACCTGATAGGCCCTGGTCCGCGACCAATCGACGTCTTGCAGCCACTTGGCGCCGTTGGGCTTGGCGCCGTCTTTCAAAGCGAGATAGCCGTTCTGGTGCAGCCACGAATTCAGGTTGACGCCGCGAATGAACGGTTTGAATCCGTGGTCGCTCATCACCAGCAGCGCGTCGCCCTTGCGCAGTTTTTTCAGGGTCCGCGCCAACAACGCGTCGCTCCATTTGTACAGATCGAGAATCGCGTCGCGGTGAGTCAGATCGTCGTTGGGGCCGACCGCCGGATGGTTGGGCACCAGATAACGGTAGAACATGTGCTGAATGCGGTCGGTGTCGTCGAACACGCAGACGACGCACCCGTTCTTGGTCTTAGCCAGCGCATCGTTGAACATCTGCTCACGTTCGTCGCTGATCAGATAGGTTTCCTGAAGGAACTGCCCGTCGGTGAGCAGCCGTTCATTAAGCACCCAGGTATCCTCGGCAAGCCCTAAGTTGGCGTAAGGACCGATTAATTTCGCCAAATAAACGCCGTAATGCGGTGGGTGGCTGATCGGGAAAACCGGCTTGGCGGGATCGAGGTTGATCGGCGTGACGTAGAGGCTGACGTGTTCGCCGGCCTCGGTCAACATGAACCGGGCGATGCCGCTGACCTTGAAACCTAATGAAGCCTTGAATTGCAGCGATACCCAATCGCTGTACTCGCCGGTTTTCAGTTTCATGTCTTCGTTCGGCAACCGTACCAGATTCGGCTTGCCGTTCTTGCCGATCACTACCGAGAACGGGATTTTCAGTTCCGGCGCGCCTTCGAGCAGGCTGTCGGGCGGTCCGCTCAGTTCGCCCTTGTAAACATCGCCTTCCTTGACCAGCGGCAGAATGATCCCACCCTCGGCCTCGCTGTCGCCGCTGACCGCCTGTTTATCGGCAAAACGCGTGGTGAAGAAGCTGAAGGTTCC
This sequence is a window from Myxococcales bacterium. Protein-coding genes within it:
- a CDS encoding twin-arginine translocation signal domain-containing protein yields the protein MKNKTHILRKGISRRDFLKGVAGATAGLAIGCGSKGSDSLAGMKTKDGKKVLVLGFDGMDPILVQSWMKEGLLPNFVRLQQMGGFSVLGTSIPPQSPVAWSNFITGMDPGGHGIFDFIHRDPKTILPFLSTSRVEPSSKFWEIGKYKFPRDGGQMELLRHGKAFWEFLGDANIPATVFCVPSNFPPVTGPFRSLSGMGTPDLLGGYGSFSYFTDNPPPEDPEHEISGGKVYPVDVVEGVVDCKLIGPQNTYLKTSDEMSPPDAELPFRVYGDRDADAAVLEINGERQVLGVGEWTDWLAVDFILVPGVSSANGMVRFYLKSVNPHFGLYVSPINIDPRDPLMTISTPDDYSAELAEARGGAFHTQGIPEDTKALSSRILTNAEFLMQADRVLSERHDLFNYELARFHDGLLFFYFSSSDQLTHMFWRTMDHDHPAYNPEEDEPFTNVVRDTYIKLDKVLGQAIDALDEKTTLLVMSDHGFAPYYKSFHLSSWLLDNGYVKLKDPTDRKSEFLTNVNWYGTKAYTLGINSFYLNLAGRERYGIVGAGDADRLLDEIRAKLLALTDPDNGRQIISHVYKTSEVYHGEFQKTAPDLIIGYARGYRGSWETALGKFPTGSYLRANTDAWGGDHCMATEEVPGILFASQPIQLSDPNLKDLPLTIVELFGLPRPPEMVGRNVFTGK
- a CDS encoding nucleotide pyrophosphatase; protein product: MRRLLTVLILVVLCCTASSAYAYVGPGAGIAFGTGIFFMVATFFVALAMLAIWPLRFVYVLIRRRKSRQRASYKRVVVLGLDGLDPDLAEKWMQEGHLPTFKKLAEQGGFHRLQTTFPAVSPVAWSSFMTGANPGRHNIYDFLTRDPRTYLPALSSAYIGQSQRFWKIGKYRIPLGKPELRLLRKSKPFWVVLGEQSISSAVIRVPITFPPEKFNGVSLSGMCVPDLRGSQGTFSFFTTRFADKQAVSGDSEAEGGIILPLVKEGDVYKGELSGPPDSLLEGAPELKIPFSVVIGKNGKPNLVRLPNEDMKLKTGEYSDWVSLQFKASLGFKVSGIARFMLTEAGEHVSLYVTPINLDPAKPVFPISHPPHYGVYLAKLIGPYANLGLAEDTWVLNERLLTDGQFLQETYLISDEREQMFNDALAKTKNGCVVCVFDDTDRIQHMFYRYLVPNHPAVGPNDDLTHRDAILDLYKWSDALLARTLKKLRKGDALLVMSDHGFKPFIRGVNLNSWLHQNGYLALKDGAKPNGAKWLQDVDWSRTRAYQVGLGGMYINLAGREAKGIVEPGEPAAALRRELVEKLSGLRDAERNEIGINQVWEAENIYAGPYKGNAPDLIIGYNLGYRAGWDGTTGVITDKVFDDNTKAWSGDHCMDPRRVPGVLFTNFDLNRDQPSIMDLAPTILEMLGVDAPAFMDGRSLLGKKKKEQAA
- a CDS encoding PHP domain-containing protein encodes the protein MPDIIDLHTHTTASDGTLSPAELVALARESGLRAVAITDHDTLDGLPEALETSRRWNYEVIAGVELSVDFRGKAVHMLGYCLDPHDRTLHGKLAWAQEQRETRNARMVARFNELGIPMTLDEVIAESGDGVIGRPHFAAVLLRKKVVASINEAFDIYLNRSGKAYLPKVRFSAAEAITLIRAAGGLPVLAHPMLIGWPPLTLDDAVAELKAAGLIGIEVLYTEHNPAQVQILWDIATRHGLLRTGGSDFHGANKPQTRLGRGRGDLAVPASWLAALLAARPAVTG